The proteins below come from a single Dermacentor albipictus isolate Rhodes 1998 colony chromosome 7, USDA_Dalb.pri_finalv2, whole genome shotgun sequence genomic window:
- the LOC135910168 gene encoding solute carrier family 22 member 7-like, with product MAKKRQNSSSTAVDATSKGARTNAVDRTAGTTDVSRKDSRGRSTVCYPLTSPGRPDARPSTGHTETVGAPPTDPRDGSPHSSARRLRKAKNKKPKAPTALAEEAPARITSATETAAPSTMDAAVGAKDAGSMNTHRLSAFTAVSPPSKLGTSHSVLGQPEVVASTTSASHVTSSVTPLDHVLVFGHGKFQWVILFCTQLAVFCNAVHASAMVSRAKPVDHWCRQPAGYGNLPPEVWKNSSIPVQEDGSHSRCFRYEPPFAPYDAGDNLSSTFPCDAGWAYAASIHTSIIAEWDLVCHRRWILLAMAASYMGSTVVVMPVAGVAADRVGRVPVLAVPLFVLIVAGTTLTFATTLLVFTILRVLVSVSVGSLLIAALVLLLEVTDSSHRVLYCSIAITGGVSTANAYGEIVYDLTDGWVLVQMVNMLPSALLIGAVYIVEESPNWLLATHRFRLLCKMAMSAEQTNGANLEHAAKRLEGFRKEDRRSRSESLSEGLNEASPLEVLTDPSFRSATLVAFGCWFLAMSLFGQLRGSRDALPVYYVQIALECPAVTASIFLLERKGRHIATAICVIALGFLGAALGAFCFILQGPSGGDGLARHLETTVRVAALLAVDSVHPSIHRSLSASASSRSRCTRPCSGPVAWPSPMGTVGWAPSPRPSRAPALARVGASSSPWSRCCWWRSAPWPWSRCPRPPRSTPRTRPPWSTRARPRGTSGCSTRP from the exons ATGGCCAAGAAGCGACAGAATTCTTCTTCCACTGCGGTCGACGCCACCTCAAAAGGCGCCCGCACCAACGCCGTCGATCGCACCGCGGGCACCACTGACGTCAGCAGGAAGGACAGCCGCGGCAGATCGACGGTCTGTTACCCTCTCACGTCGCCGGGCAGACCGGACGCCAGACCCTCGACCGGGCATACGGAGACGGTGGGTGCGCCGCCCACTGACCCTCGAGACGGCAGCCCTCATTCTTCAGCGCGCAGACTCAGAAAGGCCAAGAATAAGAAACCGAAGGCTCCCACCGCTCTGGCCGAAGAGGCCCCGGCAAGAATCACCAGTGCCACGGAGACAGCTGCGCCAAGCACCATGGATGCCGCCGTGGGCGCCAAAGACGCCGGCTCGATGAACACACACCGCTTATCGGCATTCACGGCGGTATCACCGCCCAGCAAACTGGGGACTAGCCACTCCGTCTTAGGACAGCCAGAGGTGGTTGCATCCACGACTTCGGCATCTCACGTCACCAGCAGCGTGACGCCACTCGATCACGTCCTCGTCTTCGGTCACGGCAAGTTCCAGTGGGTCATCCTGTTCTGTACGCAGCTGGCCGTCTTCTGCAACGCGGTCCACGCCTCGGCCATGGTGAGCCGGGCGAAACCCGTCGACCACTGGTGCAGACAGCCGGCCGGGTATGGCAACTTGCCGCCTGAGGTGTGGAAGAACAGCAGCATCCCCGTCCAGGAGGACGGTTCGCACAGCCGCTGCTTCCGCTACGAACCGCCGTTCGCGCCGTACGACGCAGGCGACAACTTGTCTTCGACGTTTCCCTGCGACGCGGGATGGGCCTACGCC GCTTCGATCCACACCTCCATCATAGCCGAGTGGGACCTAGTGTGCCATCGACGTTGGATATTGCTCGCAATGGCGGCAAGCTACATGGGCAGCACGGTCGTCGTCATGCCAGTCGCGGGTGTAGCGGCCGACCGGGTCGGTCGGGTTCCGGTGCTGGCCGTCCCGCTGTTCGTCCTGATAGTCGCCGGCACCACGCTCACCTTCGCCACCACGCTGCTCGTGTTCACCATACTGCGCGTCCTCGTCTCCGTTTCGGTCGGGAGCCTGCTCATCGCGGCCTTGGTGCTCCTCTTGGAGGTGACCGATTCATCGCACCGCGTGCTCTACTGCTCCATCGCCATCACCGGTGGAGTCTCGACCGCCAACGCGTACGGCGAGATCGTGTACGACCTGACCGACGGATGGGTACTCGTCCAAATGGTGAACATGCTCCCCAGCGCGCTGCTCATCGGCGCGGTCTACATCGTCGAGGAGTCGCCGAACTGGCTCCTGGCTACGCACAGGTTCCGGCTCCTGTGCAAGATGGCGATGTCGGCGGAGCAGACGAACGGTGCCAACCTAGAACACGCGGCTAAGCGGCTGGAAGGCTTCCGCAAGGAGGACAGGCGGTCCAGAAGCGAGAGCTTGAGCGAGGGGCTCAACGAGGCGTCGCCCCTGGAGGTGTTGACCGACCCGTCGTTCCGCTCCGCGACCCTTGTCGCGTTCGGCTGCTGGTTTCTGGCGATGAGCCTCTTCGGCCAGCTCCGAGGTAGCCGCGATGCCCTACCCGTCTACTATGTCCAGATCGCGCTCGAATGCCCCGCCGTGACGGCCAGCATCTTCCTGCTCGAGCGCAAGGGGCGACACATCGCCACCGCCATCTGCGTGATCGCCCTCGGCTTCCTCGGGGCGGCGCTCGGAGCCTTCTGCTTCATTTTACAGG GTCCTTCGGGCGGTGATGGTTTGGCGCGCCACCTCGAGACGACCGTCCGCGTGGCGGCGCTGCTGGCCGTCGACTcggtccatccatccatccatcggtcGTTGTCAGCCTCTGCGTCATCACGGTCGAGATGTACCCGACCGTGCTCAGGGCCGGTGGCCTGGCCTTCGCCTATGGGGACGGTCGGTTGGGCGCCATCGCCGCGACCTTCGCGAGCTCCGGCTCTCGCCCGGGTCGGGGCGTCGAGCTCGCCGTGGTCTCGCTGCTGCTGGTGGCGTTCGGCGCCCTGGCCATGGTCGCGATGCCCGAGACCACCAAGATCCACGCCACGAACACGTCCCCCGTGGTCGACGCGCGCACGGCCGAGAGGGACAAGTGGATGCTCGACGCGCCCCTGA
- the LOC135910125 gene encoding uncharacterized protein isoform X1: MDESSAAKRLLVLATGALVLSCVGAAATAAAAANETGVHAKPLCKEVAFGCPMGYECRTPKEGCQSHCECYDPVANASLPQGCPIRVKPCEEGHFCKPDKIGDCHACNCDTPCSQATGRFSCKPKANQACTRRMARGSCPVCQCEECPPRVCPRDCYVIQLDAGCKEVCICTGKDGVPFALLNSATYSY; this comes from the exons ATGGACGAGTCGTCAGCGGCGAAAAGATTGCTCGTTTTGGCCACGGGCGCTTTGGTTCTCTCGTGCGTTggcgcagcagcaacagcagcagcagcagctaatG AAACTGGCGTCCACGCCAAGCCCCTGTGCAAGGAGGTTGCCTTCGGCTGTCCAATGGGTTACGAGTGCAGGACGCCCAAGGAAGGTTGCCAGAGCCACTGTGAATGCT ATGACCCGGTAGCCAATG CGTCTCTGCCGCAGGGCTGTCCCATCCGCGTCAAGCCATGCGAGGAAGGACACTTCTGCAAGCCGGACAAGATCGGTGATTGCCACGCTTGCAACTGCGACA CGCCCTGCTCTCAGGCGACGGGCCGTTTCTCGTGCAAGCCCAAGGCGAACCAGGCGTGCACCCGGAGGATGGCCCGCGGAAGCTGTCCCGTCTGCCAGTGCGAGGAGTGCCCGCCCAGGGTGTGCCCACGTGACTGCTACGTCATCCAGCtggacgccggctgcaaggaGGTCTGCATCTGCACCGGCAAGGACGGCGTGCCGTTCGCCCTCCTCAACAGTGCCACCTACTCGTATTAA